GGGTCCGGCCGAGGGGCTCGAGCGAACGCGCCTCGTGGCCGAGTCCGTCAACTTCATCGCCTGCGAGCCGCCTGCGGCGCCGATGTCCGTCGAGGCCAAGATCCGGCACAGCCAGAGCGCGGCACCGGCCACGGTGCGCGCGCTCGGGGATGGCACGGCCGAGGTGATCTTCGACGCGCCCCAGCGGGCCGTCACGCCGGGGCAGTCCGTCGTCTGGTATCGTGCCGACCTGGTGATCGGCGGCGGCATCATCGCGCGCGCCGCGGCCCGAGCTTGACCCGCGACCAACTTGCGTGATAGTTTTCACAAACGCTGCTGACCCCGACGAGGGAGATCCCCGCATGTTTCGCGCTAGGTGCCTGTGGCTGGCCGGTCTCGTGTGCGCCACTGTCATGGTCCTCGTGCCCGGCACGCTGCTGGCCGCCGAGGAAGGCGGCGGCGGGCTCATCAACCTCGACAAGTCGCTGGGCGTTCAGATGATCAACTTCCTCATCCTCCTGCTGATCCTGTGGCGGCTGCTCTACCGGCCACTGCTCGCGAAGATGCAGGAGCGGACGCAGGCCATTCAGCAGTCGCTGGCCGAGGCGCAGGCCGCCCGGGCGGAGGCGGCCCGCGCGCAGGAGGAGAACGCGGCGCGGCAGCGCCAGGCGCTGGCCGAGGCGGCCAGCATTCGCGACCGGGCTCTGAAGGAAGCCAGCGAGGAGCAGAAGCGCGTGCTCGAGGCCGCGCGGGCGGAATCCCAGCGGCTCGTCGCCGCGGCCAAGGCCCAGCTCGAGGCCGACATCCGCCGGGCCCGTGAGGAGCTGCGGCGCGAGGTGGCCGAGCTCGGGACCGCGGTCGCCGAGAAGCTCGTTCGGAGGAGCCTGCGCGAGGAGGATCACCGGCGCATCGTGGCCGAGGCCGTCGGGCAGCTGAAGGGCTGACCGGTGCCCGGGGAGTCCGCCGCTCGCCCGTATGCCCGCGCGTTGTGGGAGCTCGCGAAAGAGCGG
This window of the Candidatus Methylomirabilota bacterium genome carries:
- the atpF gene encoding F0F1 ATP synthase subunit B: MFRARCLWLAGLVCATVMVLVPGTLLAAEEGGGGLINLDKSLGVQMINFLILLLILWRLLYRPLLAKMQERTQAIQQSLAEAQAARAEAARAQEENAARQRQALAEAASIRDRALKEASEEQKRVLEAARAESQRLVAAAKAQLEADIRRAREELRREVAELGTAVAEKLVRRSLREEDHRRIVAEAVGQLKG